The following are from one region of the Hydrogenimonas sp. SS33 genome:
- the serB gene encoding phosphoserine phosphatase SerB produces the protein MKLVVMDFDSTLMDGETIDFLAEPLGLKEKVALITERAMRGELDFFESLTTRVQLLEGLETAAVERICHNLPLMPGAEETVAKLKEAGHKVVVFSGGFRTATGHAREILGFDADFANVLHAKEGRLTGLVGGDMMFDFSKGDMLQRLQSILGITKEETVAVGDGANDRSMFAHAGTRIAFCAKEILKKEANVIVDRKNLTEILAYVS, from the coding sequence ATGAAACTTGTTGTCATGGATTTCGATTCGACGTTGATGGATGGCGAGACCATCGATTTTCTCGCCGAGCCGCTGGGGTTGAAGGAGAAGGTGGCGCTCATCACCGAGCGCGCGATGCGCGGGGAGTTGGACTTCTTCGAAAGCCTCACGACCCGGGTCCAGCTTCTCGAAGGGCTGGAGACGGCGGCGGTGGAGCGCATCTGTCACAACCTGCCGTTGATGCCGGGGGCCGAAGAGACGGTGGCTAAACTGAAGGAGGCGGGCCACAAGGTGGTGGTTTTCAGCGGGGGCTTCAGGACCGCCACGGGCCACGCCAGGGAGATTCTCGGGTTCGACGCCGACTTCGCCAACGTTCTGCACGCCAAAGAGGGGAGGCTGACGGGCCTTGTGGGCGGCGACATGATGTTCGACTTCTCCAAAGGGGATATGCTGCAACGGCTGCAGTCGATTTTGGGCATTACAAAAGAGGAGACCGTGGCGGTGGGCGACGGCGCCAACGACCGGAGCATGTTCGCCCATGCGGGGACGCGCATCGCCTTCTGCGCCAAGGAGATTTTGAAAAAAGAGGCCAATGTCATCGTCGACAGGAAGAATCTGACCGAAATCCTGGCCTATGTCTCTTGA
- a CDS encoding ABC transporter ATP-binding protein, with protein sequence MSLDLRALFAQIRGYKKALVAGNVVAVLATLVSVPTPLLIPVLVDEVLLHKSHTLTHWIDTHIMPMSTVGYVVTILLATVFLRFSYTLLSILQTKIFMGISKDVTYRIRTEALEHLEKISMKAYETSRSGAIAAKLVTDVETIDAFIASSVSRLIISVLSLVGIAGVLLWIHWGLALFIIVLNPVVIAFTTRLARKVSKLKKRENRAIEAFQSALTETLDLFGQIRAANQERRFFGLLKKRAREIRERSIAFGWKSDAASRVSYLVFLSGYEVFRAASILAVAFSDLSIGMMLAVFGYLWYMVTPVQDILGIQYALHNAKAAMERINAVLAMPTEPRYPCEENPFDADRVGVALKKVAFGYTPETPVLSDIDFRAEAGQRIALVGASGSGKTTLAQLIVGFYPPDAGEILFNGVDVRRIGLDVVRRHVNLVLQNPKLFHDTVRFNVALGREVPESRIWEALEMAQMRSVIESFEDGLDTVVGREGIKLSGGQRQRIAIARMIVADPKIAILDESTSALDVHTEARLYEALEPFFASRTTIMIAHRLSTIRKADYIYVLENGHIVEEGTHEELLKKEGVYMGYIKQSGECHGLV encoded by the coding sequence ATGTCTCTTGACCTACGGGCCCTCTTTGCCCAGATAAGGGGCTACAAAAAGGCGCTCGTCGCCGGCAACGTGGTCGCCGTGCTCGCCACGCTGGTGAGCGTGCCCACGCCGCTGCTCATACCGGTGCTGGTGGATGAAGTGCTGCTGCACAAGAGCCACACCCTCACCCACTGGATCGACACCCACATCATGCCGATGTCGACGGTGGGGTATGTGGTGACGATTCTGCTGGCGACGGTGTTTCTGCGCTTCTCGTATACACTGCTCAGCATTTTGCAGACCAAAATCTTCATGGGCATCTCCAAAGATGTCACCTACCGCATCCGCACCGAAGCGCTGGAGCATCTGGAGAAGATTTCGATGAAAGCCTACGAAACCTCCCGATCGGGCGCCATCGCCGCCAAGCTGGTGACCGACGTGGAGACGATCGACGCCTTCATCGCCTCCAGTGTCAGCCGGCTCATCATCTCGGTGCTGAGCCTCGTGGGCATCGCGGGGGTGCTGCTCTGGATCCACTGGGGGCTGGCGCTTTTCATCATCGTCCTTAACCCGGTGGTCATCGCCTTCACGACGCGGCTGGCCAGGAAGGTGTCGAAACTCAAGAAGCGGGAGAACCGGGCCATCGAAGCTTTCCAGTCGGCCCTGACCGAAACCCTGGACCTCTTCGGGCAGATTCGCGCCGCCAACCAGGAGCGGCGCTTTTTCGGGCTGCTTAAAAAGCGGGCCCGTGAAATCCGCGAACGCAGCATCGCCTTCGGGTGGAAGAGCGACGCCGCCAGCCGCGTCTCCTACCTGGTCTTCCTCTCCGGCTACGAAGTCTTCCGGGCCGCGAGCATCCTCGCCGTCGCCTTTTCGGACCTCTCCATCGGCATGATGCTGGCGGTCTTCGGCTATCTATGGTATATGGTGACACCGGTGCAGGACATTCTGGGCATCCAGTACGCCCTGCACAATGCCAAGGCGGCGATGGAGCGCATCAACGCCGTGCTGGCCATGCCTACCGAGCCCCGGTATCCCTGCGAAGAGAACCCTTTCGACGCCGACCGGGTCGGCGTGGCGCTGAAGAAGGTGGCCTTCGGCTATACCCCTGAAACGCCGGTGCTCTCCGACATCGATTTCCGCGCCGAGGCGGGGCAGCGTATCGCCCTGGTGGGGGCGAGCGGGTCGGGCAAGACGACCCTGGCGCAGCTGATCGTCGGCTTCTATCCGCCCGACGCGGGGGAGATTCTCTTCAACGGCGTCGACGTCCGCCGCATCGGCCTCGATGTGGTCCGCCGTCATGTCAACCTGGTGCTGCAAAACCCCAAACTCTTCCACGACACGGTGCGCTTCAACGTGGCGCTGGGGAGGGAGGTTCCCGAAAGCCGGATATGGGAAGCGCTGGAGATGGCGCAGATGCGTTCGGTCATCGAGAGTTTCGAGGATGGGCTCGATACCGTCGTGGGAAGGGAAGGCATCAAGCTCAGCGGCGGGCAGCGGCAGCGCATCGCCATCGCCCGCATGATCGTGGCCGACCCGAAGATCGCCATTCTGGACGAGTCGACGTCGGCACTGGATGTGCATACCGAAGCGCGTCTCTACGAAGCGCTGGAACCCTTCTTCGCCAGCCGCACGACGATCATGATCGCCCACCGGTTAAGCACGATCCGCAAAGCCGACTACATCTATGTCCTGGAAAACGGCCATATCGTGGAGGAGGGGACCCACGAAGAACTTTTGAAAAAGGAGGGAGTCTATATGGGCTACATCAAACAATCGGGAGAGTGCCATGGTCTGGTATGA
- a CDS encoding undecaprenyl-diphosphate phosphatase — translation MVWYDALILGIVEGVTEFLPVSSTGHLILASKLMGLSQTEMQKTFEVVIQLGSILAVIFAFKEKIFHSIELWKKLIVGFIPTGILGFTLYKLLKSLFAPETVAYMLVIGGVVFILVEYFYKEKEHHVAHVEQVSYKQAFLIGLFQSLAMVPGTSRSGATIIGGLLIGLKRKTATEFSFLLAVPTMLAATAYDILKHHNEFDFSDAQALGIGFVTAFIVALAIIRWFLAFIKKHTFIPFGIYRIIVGLIFLGVIL, via the coding sequence ATGGTCTGGTATGACGCACTGATATTGGGAATCGTGGAAGGGGTGACGGAGTTTCTGCCCGTCTCGTCGACGGGGCATCTGATTTTGGCCTCGAAGCTGATGGGGCTTTCCCAGACCGAGATGCAGAAAACCTTCGAAGTGGTGATCCAGCTCGGGTCGATTCTGGCGGTCATCTTCGCCTTCAAGGAGAAGATTTTTCACAGTATCGAACTCTGGAAAAAACTGATCGTGGGGTTCATCCCGACGGGGATTTTGGGTTTCACACTCTACAAGCTGCTCAAATCGCTCTTCGCACCGGAGACGGTGGCCTACATGCTGGTGATCGGCGGGGTCGTTTTCATCCTGGTGGAGTACTTCTACAAAGAGAAAGAGCACCATGTGGCCCATGTGGAGCAGGTGAGCTACAAACAGGCCTTTCTGATCGGCCTTTTCCAGTCGCTGGCGATGGTGCCGGGGACGAGCCGTTCGGGGGCGACGATCATCGGCGGGCTGCTGATCGGCCTCAAGCGCAAGACCGCCACGGAGTTCAGTTTCCTGCTGGCGGTGCCCACGATGCTGGCCGCCACCGCCTACGACATTCTCAAACACCACAACGAATTCGACTTCTCCGACGCCCAGGCCCTGGGCATCGGCTTCGTGACCGCCTTCATCGTCGCCCTGGCGATCATCCGCTGGTTCCTCGCCTTCATCAAAAAGCACACCTTCATTCCCTTCGGGATTTACCGTATAATCGTCGGACTGATTTTCCTGGGAGTGATTTTATGA
- a CDS encoding tetratricopeptide repeat protein, protein MSRYFDMAAELYQKGDKVSAFNAFLELAIDGDADAQAMVGFMLENGEGCEANVEEAYGWYRKAADQGQHVALFNLGQMLRSGKGCAVDEAAALEAFLKSARAGNLHAMFEAAQMIEAGAGCEPNPARAANWYETAARYGHVEAQNCIGAMYQEGDGVAQDYEKAREWYEKAAEQGHPRAMYNLGMLYDKGWGVEQNSEKALEWCRKAAHAGHDKAKGIIRRLQEEGKIVF, encoded by the coding sequence ATGAGCAGATATTTCGACATGGCGGCCGAGCTGTACCAAAAGGGGGACAAGGTTTCCGCTTTCAACGCCTTTTTGGAGCTGGCCATCGACGGCGACGCCGATGCCCAGGCGATGGTGGGCTTCATGCTGGAAAACGGCGAAGGGTGCGAGGCGAATGTGGAAGAGGCCTACGGCTGGTACCGAAAAGCCGCCGACCAGGGGCAGCATGTGGCGCTTTTCAATCTGGGGCAGATGCTGCGCAGCGGCAAAGGGTGTGCCGTGGACGAGGCGGCGGCGCTGGAGGCCTTTTTGAAGTCTGCCAGGGCAGGCAACCTGCACGCCATGTTCGAAGCGGCCCAGATGATCGAAGCGGGCGCCGGGTGCGAGCCCAACCCCGCCCGTGCCGCCAACTGGTACGAAACCGCCGCCCGCTACGGCCATGTGGAGGCGCAAAACTGCATCGGCGCCATGTACCAGGAGGGCGACGGCGTCGCCCAGGATTACGAAAAGGCCCGAGAATGGTACGAAAAGGCGGCCGAACAGGGGCATCCCAGGGCGATGTACAACCTGGGCATGCTCTACGACAAGGGGTGGGGCGTGGAGCAAAACAGCGAAAAGGCGCTGGAGTGGTGCCGTAAAGCGGCCCATGCCGGCCACGACAAGGCCAAGGGGATCATCCGCCGGCTTCAGGAAGAGGGGAAGATCGTCTTCTGA
- a CDS encoding MlaD family protein, with the protein MTETRHHGHHPVEKGRGTLWLVWLIPLVALLMAGWLVYKHYMDKGVDIVVTFDSGKGLESGKTPLLYQGIKVGTVTHVGIDPEDLYRVRATITVDPAAAKYVTRKGTKFIKVEPKVSTTEITGLETILSGVYIDLYPAGRSKQEILEKPEQYTFKGLDHYPPKRYERGLYLTLKSPKASVSLNAPVLYKSFVVGKVIDKRLEHDDVLYTIFIDQRYASLVNSQSKFWKINGVELQANLAGVKVKMDSLATLLAGGIAFETPEGNVTKTPRKLYTLYPSRLDTHLEDDIITVISDKAYNVDPAFSSVMYKGFKVGKIVSLRYDTAKSQTVFKIKLAKKFIHLANEKAWFWIVQPILSIREVKGLDAILTGPYIAFDTLDANAPKKKRFRLHKDPIPKKGKLIHLSAVHAESLKSGTAILYKEIPIGQINKVQLVPGSSKLDIEAVIFDRYTGFLNDSSMFYVNSGVEVDMTLKDVHFKSGSLETLVVGGVEMVTPNPKAPKTKKRFFIYKDYKTFQKARYLKSGGAYYHILMKELGSLSKGSPVLYRKFKAGEVVSYKYLPKKDRIDVLVFIQKGFKSRINASTRFENVSGVELKVDFPKLTLKTGSVESILAGGLRFITPDPKAATVKSGHCFRLFDTSVEKRERYDTFEVWMEETHGIKPGTRLLYRDFPIGKVERLELKNNMVEADVLIEKPYARLLHSDSIVWLKSFKIGLEGVENVGNAVTGPALALTPGRAKDRTASFVLSQNPPPPTYGKTGLRIVVQGDRRSSLDVGSPVYYRQVPIGKVESWVLSEDATHVDFTLFIEPRYAHLVREKAKFYIAGAFGMEVNLMGVKIKTETLKTMISGGIGMAVPDQPGPVVQEGHVFKLFNEPQAAWIAWKPKL; encoded by the coding sequence ATGACTGAAACCCGTCACCACGGGCATCATCCCGTCGAAAAAGGCCGGGGGACGCTCTGGCTCGTCTGGCTCATTCCGCTTGTCGCCCTCCTCATGGCGGGATGGCTGGTCTACAAGCACTACATGGACAAAGGGGTCGACATCGTCGTCACCTTCGACAGCGGCAAAGGGCTGGAGTCCGGCAAGACACCGCTGCTCTACCAGGGGATCAAAGTGGGTACCGTCACCCATGTCGGCATCGACCCCGAAGACCTCTACCGCGTCAGGGCGACCATCACCGTCGATCCCGCCGCCGCCAAATACGTCACCCGCAAAGGAACCAAGTTCATCAAAGTCGAACCCAAGGTTTCCACCACCGAAATCACGGGCCTGGAGACGATCCTCAGCGGCGTCTACATCGACCTCTACCCGGCGGGACGGTCGAAACAGGAAATTCTGGAAAAGCCGGAGCAGTACACCTTCAAAGGGTTGGACCACTACCCGCCCAAGCGGTACGAACGGGGGCTCTACCTCACCCTCAAATCCCCCAAAGCGAGCGTCAGCCTCAACGCCCCCGTCCTCTACAAGAGTTTCGTCGTGGGAAAGGTGATCGACAAGCGCCTGGAGCATGATGATGTGCTCTACACTATCTTCATCGACCAGCGCTATGCCAGCCTGGTCAACAGCCAATCGAAATTCTGGAAGATCAACGGCGTGGAGCTTCAGGCGAACCTGGCCGGCGTGAAGGTGAAAATGGACTCCCTCGCCACGCTGCTGGCCGGCGGCATCGCTTTCGAAACCCCGGAGGGCAACGTCACCAAAACGCCCCGGAAACTCTATACTCTCTACCCCTCCAGGCTCGACACCCACCTGGAGGACGACATCATCACCGTTATCTCCGACAAAGCCTACAATGTCGACCCCGCCTTCTCTTCGGTCATGTACAAGGGGTTCAAAGTGGGCAAGATCGTCAGCCTCCGTTACGACACCGCCAAATCCCAGACCGTTTTCAAGATCAAACTGGCCAAGAAGTTCATTCATCTCGCCAACGAGAAGGCGTGGTTCTGGATCGTCCAGCCGATCCTCAGCATCCGGGAGGTCAAAGGGCTCGACGCCATCCTCACCGGCCCCTACATCGCCTTCGACACCCTCGACGCGAACGCCCCGAAAAAGAAACGTTTCCGGCTCCACAAGGACCCGATTCCCAAAAAAGGGAAGCTGATTCACCTCTCCGCCGTCCATGCCGAATCGCTCAAAAGCGGTACCGCCATTCTCTACAAAGAGATCCCCATCGGACAGATCAACAAAGTACAGCTGGTGCCGGGCAGCAGTAAACTCGATATCGAGGCGGTCATCTTCGACAGATACACCGGCTTCCTCAACGACTCCTCCATGTTCTACGTCAACAGCGGCGTCGAGGTCGATATGACCCTGAAAGATGTACACTTCAAAAGCGGCTCCCTCGAAACCCTGGTAGTCGGCGGCGTGGAGATGGTGACACCCAACCCGAAGGCACCAAAGACAAAAAAACGGTTTTTCATCTATAAAGATTACAAAACTTTTCAAAAAGCCCGCTATCTCAAATCGGGCGGCGCCTACTATCACATTCTCATGAAGGAGCTGGGCTCCCTCTCCAAAGGCTCCCCGGTTCTTTACAGAAAGTTCAAGGCGGGGGAAGTCGTCTCCTACAAATACCTCCCCAAAAAAGACAGGATCGATGTGCTCGTTTTCATACAAAAGGGGTTCAAATCCCGCATCAACGCCTCCACCCGGTTCGAAAACGTCAGCGGCGTCGAGCTCAAGGTCGACTTTCCCAAGCTGACCCTCAAAACCGGCTCGGTGGAGTCGATTCTGGCGGGGGGTCTGCGTTTCATAACCCCCGATCCCAAAGCCGCCACCGTCAAAAGCGGCCACTGCTTCCGCCTCTTCGACACATCGGTCGAAAAGAGGGAGCGGTACGACACCTTCGAAGTGTGGATGGAGGAGACCCACGGTATCAAACCCGGCACGCGCCTGCTCTATAGGGATTTCCCCATCGGGAAAGTTGAGAGACTGGAGCTGAAGAACAATATGGTCGAAGCGGATGTGCTGATCGAAAAGCCCTACGCCCGCCTGCTGCACAGCGATTCGATCGTCTGGCTCAAAAGCTTCAAAATCGGCCTGGAGGGGGTCGAGAATGTGGGTAATGCCGTCACGGGCCCCGCCCTCGCCCTGACACCGGGACGGGCCAAAGACCGGACGGCCTCCTTTGTCCTCTCCCAAAATCCGCCGCCGCCCACCTACGGAAAAACCGGCCTGCGCATCGTCGTCCAGGGTGACAGGCGCAGCAGCCTCGATGTGGGCTCTCCCGTCTACTACCGGCAGGTTCCCATCGGCAAGGTGGAGTCGTGGGTACTGAGCGAAGACGCCACCCACGTCGACTTCACCCTCTTCATCGAACCCCGCTACGCCCACCTTGTCCGCGAGAAGGCAAAGTTCTACATCGCCGGCGCCTTCGGCATGGAGGTCAATCTGATGGGGGTCAAGATCAAGACCGAAACTCTCAAGACGATGATCTCCGGCGGCATCGGCATGGCGGTACCGGACCAGCCCGGCCCGGTGGTCCAAGAGGGGCACGTCTTCAAGCTCTTCAACGAACCCCAGGCGGCCTGGATCGCCTGGAAACCGAAATTGTGA
- a CDS encoding paraquat-inducible protein A gives MRWITDIERGRQLCLHCRKLHTLDVHVCDRCGSPVHQRIPHSIPLTWSLALAAIVFLIPANLLPMMVVQSIAGEDAGTIMDGVIYFLEHGEAGIGIVIFLASIFIPFFKLTVLFYLLLIVHFKWYARAKLGLKLFRIIHFIGKWSMLDIFVVALMVGIVQFKHLATIVTGPAAIAFMMAVLITMFATETFDPRLMFDTLIKLQEEKHSHPQGSSHD, from the coding sequence ATGCGCTGGATCACTGACATCGAAAGGGGGCGGCAGCTCTGCCTCCACTGCCGCAAGCTCCATACCCTCGACGTCCACGTCTGCGACCGATGCGGCTCCCCCGTCCATCAGCGCATCCCCCACTCCATCCCCCTCACCTGGAGCCTGGCCCTCGCCGCCATCGTCTTCCTCATCCCCGCCAACCTCCTGCCGATGATGGTCGTCCAGTCGATCGCGGGGGAGGATGCGGGAACCATCATGGACGGGGTCATCTATTTCCTCGAACACGGGGAGGCGGGCATCGGTATCGTCATCTTCCTGGCCAGCATATTCATCCCTTTTTTCAAGCTGACCGTCCTCTTCTATCTGCTACTCATCGTCCATTTCAAGTGGTACGCCCGGGCGAAGCTGGGCCTGAAACTCTTTCGTATCATCCACTTCATCGGAAAATGGTCGATGCTCGACATCTTCGTCGTCGCCCTGATGGTGGGGATCGTCCAGTTCAAACACCTGGCCACCATCGTCACCGGCCCCGCCGCCATCGCCTTCATGATGGCGGTGCTGATAACGATGTTCGCCACCGAAACCTTCGACCCGAGACTGATGTTCGACACACTCATCAAACTTCAAGAAGAGAAACACTCTCATCCACAAGGATCTTCCCATGACTGA
- a CDS encoding paraquat-inducible protein A gives MIERKETACRDCGVIVSLPLHPASSQYRCPRCNALLYRRGQPFGYIIVMALTSLVLFVPLTFLPILDLNIMGLHASSSLFEALWMVYRDGYGFIAFVSMMTGLLIPVLMILLLLMILVPLKMGYRPTRVALWFRLYEKMREWGMAEVYLVAIVVAIIKLLGMGTLHIGPGFFVFIFFFLTYYITTVWFNPEDIWFDDALDH, from the coding sequence ATGATTGAAAGAAAAGAGACGGCCTGCAGGGATTGCGGCGTCATTGTCTCCCTGCCGCTGCACCCTGCCTCCTCCCAGTACCGGTGTCCGCGATGCAACGCCCTGCTCTACCGGCGCGGGCAGCCCTTTGGCTACATCATCGTCATGGCGCTCACATCGCTGGTTCTTTTCGTTCCGTTGACCTTTCTGCCGATCCTTGATCTGAACATCATGGGGCTTCACGCCTCCTCCTCCCTTTTTGAAGCGTTGTGGATGGTCTACAGGGACGGTTACGGTTTCATCGCCTTCGTCTCCATGATGACGGGGCTTTTGATACCGGTTCTCATGATACTACTGCTGCTGATGATACTCGTTCCGCTCAAAATGGGCTACCGTCCCACCCGCGTGGCCCTCTGGTTCCGCCTCTACGAAAAGATGCGGGAGTGGGGGATGGCGGAGGTCTATCTCGTCGCCATTGTTGTCGCCATCATCAAGCTGCTTGGGATGGGGACGCTTCATATCGGGCCGGGATTTTTCGTTTTCATCTTCTTTTTTCTGACCTACTACATCACGACGGTCTGGTTCAATCCCGAGGATATCTGGTTCGACGATGCGCTGGATCACTGA
- the pyrF gene encoding orotidine-5'-phosphate decarboxylase → MELCVALDLPSREENLQLARELARHDIWMKVGFRSYIRDGETFLKELKSINPGFKIFLDLKLYDIPNTMADAAEEIAKMGVEMFNIHASAGKKAMQTVMERLERFEKRPLVLAVTALTSFDYHTFKEIYGADIDEKAAWFALQAYQAGCDGVVCSAYESAQIKRETGAEFLTLTPGIRPFGESSGDQKRVADIQKAKEERVDIIVVGRPVYRADDPAGIVEKILENL, encoded by the coding sequence ATGGAACTTTGCGTCGCCCTCGACCTCCCCTCCAGGGAGGAGAATCTGCAGCTGGCACGGGAACTGGCACGGCACGATATCTGGATGAAAGTGGGGTTTCGCTCCTACATCAGGGACGGGGAAACGTTTCTGAAGGAGTTGAAGTCGATCAATCCCGGCTTCAAAATCTTTCTCGACCTCAAGCTCTACGACATTCCCAACACGATGGCCGATGCCGCCGAGGAGATTGCGAAGATGGGGGTGGAAATGTTCAACATCCACGCCAGCGCGGGAAAAAAGGCGATGCAGACCGTCATGGAGCGGCTGGAGCGGTTTGAAAAGAGGCCGCTGGTGCTGGCGGTGACTGCCCTGACCTCGTTCGACTACCATACATTCAAAGAGATCTACGGCGCCGATATCGACGAAAAGGCGGCCTGGTTCGCCCTGCAGGCCTACCAGGCGGGGTGTGACGGCGTCGTCTGCAGCGCCTACGAAAGCGCCCAAATCAAAAGGGAGACGGGCGCGGAGTTTTTGACCCTCACCCCCGGCATCCGCCCTTTCGGGGAATCAAGCGGCGACCAGAAGCGGGTCGCGGACATTCAAAAGGCCAAAGAGGAGCGGGTCGACATCATCGTCGTCGGCAGACCTGTCTACCGCGCCGACGACCCCGCCGGCATCGTGGAGAAGATCCTCGAAAATTTATGA
- the acs gene encoding acetate--CoA ligase, whose amino-acid sequence MLKEIYYPDRDFAKQARIKNMCEYRDLAGWAKEDYEGFWDHWAKEKIDWFAPYEKVLDESDAPFYKWFVGGKLNVSHQCLDRHLDQRKNKAAIIFEGDRGDKQVITYLELYRNVNRFANLLRNEFGVKKGDRVVLYMPMIPEAAYAMLACARIGAIHSVVFGGFSAEALRDRIIDAQAKVIITADGAFRKDKPYMLKPVVDTALEEGCDSVEKVLVVQRNFEDIVWIGGRDYSYNELIGQQSDTCEPEVMDSEDPLFLLYTSGSTGKPKGVQHAQAGYILWAQMTMEWVFDVKENDTYWCTADIGWITGHTYIVYGPLAAGATTVMFEGVPTYPDAGRAWKMVQEYRINQFYTAPTAIRVLHKLGEHEPEKYDLSSLKVLGTVGEPIDPPAWKWYYEAIGGGRCTIVDTWWQTETGGHMISPLPGATPVKPACATFPLPGIMAEVLERDGTPVEPGEQGLLCITKPWPSMIRTIWGDPERFKKSYFGDVVKEGKPVYFSGDGAVIDEDGYITITGRVDDVINVSGHRLGTAEIEAAIKKHPHVAEVAVVGKPDDLKGESIFAFVVLKEVDDSFGEEAELAKEINEVIAQEIGNIAKADTIKVVPGLPKTRSGKIMRRILRSIAKGEEIKQDISTLEDPSIVAQIQTCVIG is encoded by the coding sequence ATGCTGAAAGAGATCTACTACCCGGACAGAGATTTCGCCAAACAGGCCCGCATCAAGAACATGTGCGAATATCGCGACCTGGCGGGGTGGGCGAAAGAGGATTACGAAGGGTTCTGGGACCACTGGGCCAAGGAGAAGATCGACTGGTTCGCGCCTTACGAAAAGGTGCTGGACGAGAGCGACGCCCCTTTCTACAAATGGTTCGTCGGCGGCAAACTCAACGTCTCCCACCAGTGTCTCGACCGTCATCTCGATCAGCGCAAGAACAAGGCAGCCATCATCTTCGAAGGGGATCGCGGCGACAAGCAGGTCATCACCTACCTGGAGCTCTACCGCAACGTCAACCGCTTCGCCAACCTGCTCAGGAACGAATTCGGTGTAAAGAAGGGTGACAGGGTCGTCCTCTACATGCCGATGATTCCCGAAGCGGCCTACGCCATGCTCGCCTGCGCGCGTATCGGCGCCATCCACTCCGTCGTTTTCGGCGGCTTCAGCGCCGAAGCCCTCAGAGACCGCATCATCGATGCCCAGGCCAAAGTGATCATCACCGCCGACGGGGCTTTCAGAAAAGACAAACCCTATATGCTCAAACCCGTCGTCGACACGGCGCTGGAAGAGGGGTGCGACAGCGTGGAGAAGGTGCTGGTGGTCCAGCGCAACTTCGAGGACATCGTCTGGATCGGCGGCCGGGACTACAGCTACAACGAGCTGATCGGCCAGCAGTCCGACACCTGCGAACCCGAGGTCATGGATAGCGAAGATCCCCTCTTCCTGCTCTACACTTCCGGCTCCACCGGCAAGCCCAAAGGGGTCCAGCACGCCCAGGCGGGCTACATTCTCTGGGCCCAGATGACGATGGAGTGGGTCTTCGACGTCAAGGAGAACGACACCTACTGGTGTACCGCCGACATCGGCTGGATCACCGGCCACACCTACATCGTCTACGGCCCCCTGGCGGCCGGGGCGACGACGGTGATGTTCGAAGGGGTCCCCACCTACCCCGACGCGGGCCGGGCCTGGAAGATGGTGCAGGAGTACCGCATCAACCAGTTCTACACCGCCCCCACCGCCATCCGCGTGCTGCACAAACTGGGCGAGCACGAACCCGAAAAGTACGACCTCAGCTCACTGAAGGTGCTGGGCACCGTCGGCGAGCCCATCGACCCGCCGGCATGGAAGTGGTACTACGAAGCCATCGGCGGCGGGCGCTGCACCATCGTCGACACCTGGTGGCAGACCGAAACCGGCGGCCACATGATCAGCCCGCTGCCCGGCGCCACACCCGTAAAACCGGCATGCGCCACCTTCCCGCTGCCGGGCATCATGGCGGAGGTGCTGGAGCGCGACGGCACGCCGGTCGAGCCCGGTGAGCAGGGGCTTTTGTGCATCACCAAACCCTGGCCCAGCATGATCCGCACCATCTGGGGCGACCCGGAACGCTTCAAAAAGAGCTACTTCGGCGACGTGGTCAAAGAGGGCAAGCCGGTCTACTTCTCCGGCGACGGCGCCGTGATCGACGAAGATGGCTACATCACCATCACCGGGCGGGTCGACGACGTCATCAACGTCAGCGGCCACCGTCTGGGTACGGCGGAGATCGAAGCAGCCATCAAAAAGCACCCCCATGTGGCGGAAGTGGCGGTCGTCGGCAAACCCGACGACCTCAAGGGCGAGAGCATCTTCGCCTTTGTCGTCCTCAAGGAGGTGGATGACAGCTTCGGCGAAGAGGCGGAACTGGCCAAAGAGATCAACGAAGTGATCGCCCAGGAGATCGGCAACATCGCCAAAGCCGACACCATCAAAGTGGTTCCCGGCCTTCCCAAAACGCGCTCGGGCAAGATCATGCGGCGGATTTTGCGCTCCATCGCCAAAGGTGAGGAGATCAAGCAGGACATTTCGACCCTGGAAGACCCGAGCATCGTCGCCCAAATCCAGACCTGCGTCATCGGGTAG